A DNA window from Rhodococcus sp. Z13 contains the following coding sequences:
- a CDS encoding protein phosphatase produces MRREWDPAETGVLRLPSGRLVRGRGLHRSLPEGELPDFGVYLLAGPPIPMEWESRWIRWPDFRTPRDPDLAREVLYEAWVRAGRYRVEIACGRGRGRTGTALACLAVVDGLTPSEAIDYVRRHYHPRAVETPWQRRFVERTA; encoded by the coding sequence GTGCGACGCGAGTGGGATCCAGCAGAGACCGGCGTGCTGCGGTTGCCGTCCGGTCGGCTCGTCCGCGGGCGTGGATTGCACCGGTCGCTTCCGGAAGGGGAGCTCCCCGATTTCGGCGTGTATCTGCTCGCCGGTCCCCCGATCCCGATGGAGTGGGAGTCGCGCTGGATCCGCTGGCCGGACTTCCGCACACCCCGCGACCCGGATCTGGCGCGGGAGGTCCTGTACGAGGCGTGGGTGCGGGCCGGGCGGTACCGCGTGGAGATCGCGTGCGGGCGCGGCCGCGGACGCACCGGGACGGCGCTGGCCTGCCTCGCCGTCGTGGACGGCCTCACACCTTCCGAGGCGATCGACTACGTGCGCCGCCACTATCATCCGCGCGCGGTCGAGACGCCCTGGCAGCGACGGTTCGTCGAGCGGACGGCCTGA
- a CDS encoding GNAT family N-acetyltransferase translates to MTERTEPEIRILDTEAELREASALFRTAMVGLPAWPEVPDGTVDRYLESGRTWGAFLDGRLVGTVDATSGRLVLPGGARVPHAAVTHIGVLPTHTRRGVLSGLVRRQLRDARDRSEVVSTLRASEAVIYGRFGYGVASHSVALDVETRRATLRPDVPDSGPVRLLTYPDAWDVLAAIHSRHLPDRPGMIDRSEYWWNSRRWRADSLTDPMYVAVHGEPGEENGFVRYHPIDTQAWFTSRDRTVVVDDFFAPTPDAYVGLLRFLLGLDLVDCLRFVATPTDDPLPLLFHDARAVQVRSVSDETWLRILDLDRVLSARAYRGAGTVTLATTDRLLPENEGTFVISPSGAGRTSGSADLTVDVADLAAVLLGGTTWRRLAAAGRVRVHRSGAVDVADMLFAWPCAPFAGTSF, encoded by the coding sequence ATGACAGAGCGGACCGAACCCGAGATCCGGATCCTCGACACGGAAGCCGAACTCCGGGAGGCATCGGCCCTGTTCCGTACGGCGATGGTGGGGTTGCCGGCCTGGCCGGAGGTGCCCGACGGCACAGTGGACCGCTATCTCGAGTCTGGACGCACCTGGGGTGCCTTCCTCGACGGCAGGCTCGTCGGGACCGTCGACGCCACCTCCGGGCGGCTCGTCCTCCCCGGCGGCGCGCGGGTGCCGCACGCCGCGGTCACCCACATCGGGGTGCTGCCCACCCACACCCGCCGCGGTGTGCTCTCCGGACTCGTGCGCCGGCAGCTGCGCGACGCCCGCGACCGCAGTGAGGTCGTCTCCACCCTCCGCGCGTCGGAGGCGGTGATCTACGGCCGGTTCGGTTACGGCGTCGCCTCCCACTCCGTGGCCCTCGACGTCGAGACCCGGCGGGCGACACTGCGACCCGACGTCCCGGACTCCGGGCCGGTGCGGCTGCTGACCTATCCGGATGCGTGGGATGTGCTGGCGGCGATACATTCCCGGCACCTGCCCGACCGGCCGGGCATGATCGACCGGTCGGAGTACTGGTGGAACTCGCGGCGCTGGCGGGCCGACTCGCTCACCGACCCGATGTACGTCGCGGTACACGGGGAGCCGGGGGAGGAGAACGGATTCGTTCGCTACCACCCGATCGACACGCAGGCCTGGTTCACCAGCCGCGACCGGACCGTGGTGGTCGACGACTTCTTCGCACCCACCCCCGACGCCTACGTCGGGCTGCTGCGGTTCCTGCTGGGTCTCGATCTCGTGGACTGTCTGCGGTTCGTGGCGACCCCCACCGACGACCCGCTGCCGCTGCTGTTCCACGACGCCCGGGCCGTGCAGGTCCGATCGGTCTCCGATGAGACGTGGCTGCGCATCCTCGACCTCGACCGCGTGCTGTCCGCCCGCGCCTACCGCGGGGCCGGGACGGTCACGCTCGCGACGACCGACCGTCTCCTGCCCGAGAACGAGGGCACCTTCGTGATCTCGCCCTCCGGCGCGGGCCGTACCTCCGGGTCCGCCGACCTGACCGTCGACGTCGCGGACCTCGCCGCGGTGCTGCTCGGCGGGACCACCTGGCGCCGTCTGGCCGCGGCCGGTCGGGTCCGCGTGCACCGGTCCGGGGCAGTGGACGTCGCCGACATGTTGTTCGCGTGGCCCTGCGCGCCTTTCGCGGGTACGTCCTTCTGA
- a CDS encoding ABC transporter substrate-binding protein, which produces MRRTVGRHLTVAAVAVLLAAGPVACGSDDDDGIVLNFYTAADGAEQYAQAAEVCTQEAAGRYRVQQRTLPKNADDQRLQLARRLTGGDPGLDLMTLDVVWTSEFAEAGWALPLPDDVAVAVSEGTLAGPLESATWQDHLYAAPLNTNTQLLWYRKDLMPDGQPPETWDEMIEIASGLAAEGRPSWIGVQGRQYEGLMVWFNNLLSSAGGSVVADDGVTVTLADGDAAVTALDIMKRVATAPGADPSLNQADEAAVRLGMESGRTAFQVNWPFVLPGIIENEDALPFIDENGNVTAQNTGNTVLTVDGEQNFLPAPYPSVIPGEPAKVTIGGFNIAVARTSTHPDLAFEALQCLRNEENQRNNAIGGGVPPTLAALYDDPEFQRAYPAWREVREGLENSAVRPASPAYQSISTLVTATLNPVDRIDPPHTVDELTEQVRKAVDSEGLIP; this is translated from the coding sequence ATGAGACGCACGGTGGGTCGGCACCTCACGGTCGCTGCGGTCGCAGTGCTCCTGGCGGCGGGTCCGGTGGCGTGCGGCAGCGACGACGACGACGGGATCGTCCTGAACTTCTACACCGCCGCCGACGGCGCCGAGCAGTACGCCCAAGCCGCCGAGGTGTGCACGCAGGAGGCCGCGGGCCGATATCGCGTGCAGCAGCGGACACTTCCGAAGAACGCCGACGATCAGCGCCTGCAGCTGGCCCGCCGTCTCACCGGCGGGGATCCGGGACTCGACCTCATGACGCTGGACGTCGTGTGGACCTCGGAGTTCGCCGAGGCCGGCTGGGCGCTGCCGCTGCCCGACGACGTCGCCGTCGCGGTCTCCGAGGGCACCCTCGCCGGACCGCTCGAATCCGCGACCTGGCAGGACCACCTCTACGCCGCACCGCTCAACACGAACACCCAGTTGCTCTGGTACCGCAAGGATCTGATGCCCGACGGGCAGCCCCCGGAGACCTGGGACGAGATGATCGAGATCGCGAGCGGGCTCGCCGCGGAGGGTCGCCCCTCGTGGATCGGGGTGCAGGGGCGGCAGTACGAGGGCCTGATGGTGTGGTTCAACAACCTGCTGTCGAGCGCCGGCGGTTCGGTGGTGGCCGACGACGGTGTCACTGTCACCCTCGCCGACGGTGATGCGGCGGTGACCGCTCTCGACATCATGAAGCGGGTCGCCACGGCTCCCGGCGCCGATCCCTCCCTGAACCAGGCCGACGAGGCCGCGGTCCGCCTCGGGATGGAGAGCGGCCGCACCGCCTTCCAGGTCAACTGGCCGTTCGTCCTGCCCGGCATCATCGAGAACGAGGACGCCCTCCCCTTCATCGACGAGAACGGCAACGTCACCGCGCAGAACACCGGCAACACGGTCCTGACCGTCGACGGCGAGCAGAACTTCCTTCCCGCACCGTATCCTTCGGTGATCCCCGGCGAACCGGCGAAGGTCACGATCGGCGGCTTCAACATCGCCGTCGCCCGCACCAGCACCCACCCCGACCTCGCATTCGAGGCGTTGCAGTGCCTGCGCAACGAGGAGAACCAGCGCAACAACGCCATCGGCGGCGGTGTACCCCCGACCCTCGCTGCGCTGTACGACGACCCGGAGTTCCAACGGGCCTATCCGGCCTGGCGGGAGGTCCGCGAAGGATTGGAGAACTCCGCCGTCCGACCGGCTTCGCCTGCCTATCAGAGCATCTCGACGCTGGTGACCGCGACCCTCAACCCGGTCGACAGGATCGACCCGCCCCACACCGTCGACGAACTCACCGAGCAGGTGCGCAAGGCAGTCGACTCGGAAGGACTGATCCCGTGA
- a CDS encoding carbohydrate ABC transporter permease encodes MTAVEPRPSDDTAAPPPRKRKAALSEGKKAERRLGLLLVAPAALVMVAVTAYPVVYAIWLSLQRYDLRFPDDRRFVGLSNYVAVLSDGFWWQAFFVTAILTIVSVAIEFVLGLAIALVMHRTIVGKGLVRTVVLIPYGIVTVAAAYSWYYAWTPGTGYLANLLPDGSAPLTDQIPSLVIIVFAEVWKTTPFMALLLLAGLALVPDDLLKAAQVDGAGSWTRLVRIIVPLMKPAILVALLFRTLDAFRIFDNIYVLTRGSNGTGSVSILGYDNLFKAFNLGIGSAISVLIFLCVALIAFVFIKLFGASAPGSDEGGQ; translated from the coding sequence GTGACCGCCGTCGAACCGCGACCCTCCGACGACACCGCAGCACCTCCTCCGAGGAAGAGGAAAGCGGCGCTGTCCGAAGGGAAGAAGGCCGAGCGTCGCCTCGGGCTGCTGCTCGTCGCACCCGCGGCGCTCGTGATGGTCGCGGTGACGGCCTATCCGGTGGTGTACGCGATCTGGCTGAGCCTGCAGCGCTACGACCTCCGCTTCCCCGACGATCGCCGGTTCGTGGGGCTGTCCAATTACGTCGCGGTGCTGAGTGACGGGTTCTGGTGGCAGGCCTTCTTCGTCACCGCGATCCTCACGATCGTCTCCGTGGCGATCGAATTCGTCCTCGGCCTGGCGATCGCACTGGTCATGCACCGCACCATCGTCGGCAAGGGCCTGGTGCGCACCGTGGTGCTCATCCCGTACGGAATCGTCACCGTCGCCGCCGCATACAGCTGGTACTACGCGTGGACCCCCGGAACCGGCTATCTCGCGAACCTGCTGCCCGACGGCAGTGCGCCGCTGACGGATCAGATCCCGTCGCTGGTGATCATCGTCTTCGCCGAGGTGTGGAAGACCACGCCGTTCATGGCGCTGCTGCTGCTCGCCGGACTCGCGCTGGTGCCCGACGATCTGCTCAAGGCCGCGCAGGTGGACGGGGCGGGTTCGTGGACCCGCCTGGTGCGCATCATCGTACCGCTGATGAAGCCCGCCATCCTCGTGGCGTTGCTGTTCCGCACCCTCGACGCCTTCCGCATCTTCGACAACATCTACGTGCTCACCCGCGGGTCGAACGGCACCGGCTCGGTGTCGATCCTCGGCTACGACAACCTGTTCAAGGCCTTCAATCTCGGGATCGGATCGGCCATCAGCGTGCTGATCTTCCTGTGCGTCGCGCTCATCGCATTCGTGTTCATCAAGCTGTTCGGCGCCTCGGCACCCGGCTCGGACGAAGGGGGACAGTGA
- a CDS encoding carbohydrate ABC transporter permease encodes MAETRRRTLSWSAVNLLVLLYALIPVLWIASLSFKPPGTIQDGRFVPQEWTLDNYRGILRTDAFTSALINSIGIGLIATFVAVILGTMAAYAIARLDFPGKKVLVGVALLIAMFPQISLVSPLFEIMRGLGLFDTWMALILPYITFSLPLAIYTLSAFFKEIPWELEKAAKMDGATPAQAFRKVVAPLAAPGIITAGILVFIFCWNDLLFAISLTSTERSITAPAAIANFTGASQFEEPTGSIAAAAVVITIPIIVFVLIFQRRIVAGLTSGAVKG; translated from the coding sequence ATGGCCGAGACCAGGCGGCGCACCCTGTCGTGGTCGGCGGTGAACCTGCTCGTGCTGCTCTACGCGCTGATCCCGGTGCTGTGGATCGCGAGCCTGTCGTTCAAACCGCCCGGCACGATCCAGGACGGGCGGTTCGTCCCGCAGGAGTGGACCCTCGACAACTACCGCGGCATCCTCCGCACCGACGCGTTCACCAGCGCCCTGATCAACTCCATCGGCATCGGCCTCATCGCCACCTTCGTCGCGGTGATCCTCGGGACGATGGCCGCCTACGCGATCGCCCGGCTCGACTTCCCGGGCAAGAAGGTCCTCGTCGGCGTGGCACTGCTCATCGCGATGTTCCCCCAGATCTCGCTCGTGAGCCCGCTGTTCGAGATCATGCGCGGCCTCGGGCTGTTCGACACCTGGATGGCCCTGATCCTGCCGTACATCACGTTCTCGCTGCCGCTCGCGATCTACACGCTCTCGGCCTTCTTCAAGGAGATTCCCTGGGAACTGGAGAAGGCCGCGAAGATGGACGGCGCAACCCCCGCACAGGCCTTCCGCAAGGTCGTCGCTCCGCTCGCCGCACCGGGCATCATCACCGCCGGCATCCTCGTGTTCATCTTCTGCTGGAACGACCTGCTGTTCGCCATCTCGCTCACGTCCACGGAACGGTCGATCACCGCTCCGGCCGCGATCGCGAACTTCACCGGCGCCTCGCAGTTCGAGGAACCCACGGGATCGATCGCGGCCGCGGCCGTGGTCATCACGATCCCCATCATCGTGTTCGTGCTGATCTTCCAGCGTCGTATCGTCGCCGGCCTGACCTCCGGCGCAGTGAAGGGGTGA
- a CDS encoding ABC transporter ATP-binding protein: MAEIVLDKVTKEYPDGARAVSDVDLEIADGEFIILVGPSGCGKSTTLNMIAGLEDISDGELRIGGERVNEKAPKDRDIAMVFQSYALYPHMTVRENIAFPLTLAKVPKDEITRKVDEAARILDLGQHLDRKPANLSGGQRQRVAMGRAIVRSPKAFLMDEPLSNLDAKLRVQMRTEIARLQKRLGTTTVYVTHDQTEAMTLGDRVVVMRGGLVQQVGAPQDLYDHPANLFVAGFIGSPSMNFVPGQIENGSIRTPFGEFRLPDDRWERVRRHDPSREVVVGIRPEHFEDADLLDPAQREAGVIFPAEIDVLESMGSDKFAYFSAEGPGVRSRDLDELAADAGADLAADSLVARLSVESQARKGGTVRLWFDPAKIALFDQETGENVTL; this comes from the coding sequence GTGGCCGAGATCGTGCTCGACAAGGTGACGAAGGAATATCCGGACGGGGCGCGGGCGGTCAGCGACGTCGACCTCGAGATCGCCGACGGCGAGTTCATCATTCTCGTCGGACCGTCCGGATGCGGAAAGTCCACGACCCTCAACATGATCGCGGGCCTCGAGGACATCTCCGACGGCGAACTGCGCATCGGTGGCGAGCGCGTCAACGAGAAGGCGCCCAAGGACCGCGACATCGCGATGGTCTTCCAGTCCTACGCGCTGTACCCGCACATGACGGTACGCGAGAACATCGCCTTTCCCCTGACACTCGCGAAGGTGCCCAAGGACGAGATCACCCGGAAGGTCGACGAGGCCGCCCGCATCCTCGATCTCGGGCAGCATCTGGACCGCAAGCCGGCCAATCTGTCCGGCGGTCAGCGACAGCGTGTCGCGATGGGACGCGCGATCGTGCGCAGCCCCAAGGCGTTCCTGATGGACGAGCCGCTGTCGAATCTCGACGCGAAACTGCGTGTGCAGATGCGCACCGAGATCGCGCGCCTGCAGAAGCGGCTGGGCACCACCACCGTCTACGTCACCCACGACCAGACCGAGGCGATGACGCTCGGCGACCGCGTCGTCGTCATGCGCGGCGGTCTGGTGCAGCAGGTCGGGGCGCCCCAGGACCTCTACGACCATCCGGCGAACCTGTTCGTCGCCGGGTTCATCGGCTCCCCGTCGATGAATTTCGTTCCGGGACAGATCGAGAACGGGTCGATCCGCACCCCCTTCGGGGAGTTCCGGCTGCCCGACGACCGGTGGGAGCGGGTGCGGCGCCACGATCCGTCGCGGGAGGTCGTCGTCGGCATCCGGCCCGAGCACTTCGAGGACGCCGACCTGCTCGACCCGGCCCAGCGGGAAGCGGGCGTGATCTTCCCCGCCGAGATCGACGTGCTCGAGTCGATGGGCTCGGACAAGTTCGCGTACTTCTCCGCGGAGGGACCGGGGGTGCGGTCGCGTGATCTCGACGAACTCGCCGCCGACGCCGGGGCCGATCTCGCCGCCGACTCGCTGGTCGCGCGGTTGTCCGTCGAATCGCAGGCCCGCAAGGGCGGCACCGTCCGGCTGTGGTTCGACCCCGCGAAGATCGCCCTGTTCGACCAGGAGACCGGGGAGAACGTCACGCTCTGA
- a CDS encoding chromosome partitioning protein ParB gives MARDTGFPVSDAGDDFARQRRRAEYARLITWLRREPADVNTVLPFDDVVAALGRLGERRLGLQIIDVDSIVGSVDRADDFDRRFRPTSARLRERWERIAAARRRGEAMPPISVYRVGSMHFVQDGHHRVSIACAQGDRTIDAYVTEVATKVPPEGIHGRSDLVRKDHFRMFLGRVPLSGATQDAIRVADPWGYAELAETVEAWGYRLMQELGEYLTREEVARRWYEEEFVPVVAMARRADMLPSRTDAEVYLWIAGERYRLVRRHVWNEEIVDELRGRAPR, from the coding sequence GTGGCTCGTGACACCGGGTTTCCGGTCTCCGACGCCGGCGACGACTTCGCCCGGCAGCGGCGGCGTGCGGAGTACGCGCGGCTGATCACGTGGCTGCGCCGCGAACCCGCCGACGTGAACACGGTGCTGCCCTTCGACGACGTCGTCGCGGCGCTCGGCCGGCTCGGCGAACGGCGACTCGGACTGCAGATCATCGACGTCGACTCCATCGTGGGCAGCGTCGACCGCGCCGACGACTTCGACCGCCGGTTCCGGCCCACCTCGGCGCGGCTGCGGGAACGCTGGGAACGGATCGCCGCGGCCCGGCGCCGCGGCGAAGCCATGCCGCCGATCTCCGTCTACCGGGTGGGCTCGATGCACTTCGTGCAGGACGGGCACCACCGCGTGTCCATCGCCTGCGCGCAGGGCGACCGCACCATCGACGCATACGTCACCGAGGTCGCCACCAAGGTGCCGCCGGAGGGCATCCACGGCCGGTCCGATCTCGTCCGCAAGGACCACTTCCGGATGTTCCTCGGCCGGGTTCCCCTCTCCGGTGCGACGCAGGACGCGATCCGTGTCGCCGACCCGTGGGGTTACGCCGAGCTGGCCGAGACCGTCGAGGCGTGGGGGTACCGGCTCATGCAGGAACTCGGCGAGTACCTCACCCGCGAGGAGGTCGCGCGGCGCTGGTACGAGGAGGAGTTCGTGCCCGTCGTCGCGATGGCCCGCCGCGCGGACATGCTGCCCTCGCGCACCGACGCCGAGGTCTACCTGTGGATCGCGGGCGAACGGTACCGGCTGGTGCGCCGGCACGTGTGGAACGAGGAGATCGTCGACGAACTGCGGGGCCGCGCTCCCCGCTGA
- a CDS encoding suppressor of fused domain protein, producing MTDAVLSAVRAHLTDHLSAPGDPEPEAASVTFLGLEPIEVLRFRGSDLLRYATLGCSRHPMSDPTAMVADPSRGPRAELLLTVRDHEGVTNGVHRALAVLAALPAVEGVVLTDDALLDLGEPLWRGAPFTAVLLEPADVPDLDLPEPADPVCFFEARPITGTEAAWKRLKGTPALREAWEEAGIDLSDPRRAQARL from the coding sequence GTGACCGACGCAGTGCTTTCCGCAGTTCGCGCCCACCTCACCGACCACCTGTCCGCGCCGGGGGACCCGGAACCCGAAGCGGCCTCGGTGACCTTCCTCGGTCTCGAACCGATCGAGGTCCTGCGTTTCCGTGGCTCGGATCTCCTGCGGTACGCGACGCTCGGGTGCTCACGCCACCCCATGAGCGACCCCACGGCGATGGTCGCCGACCCCAGCCGCGGTCCCCGCGCGGAGTTGCTGCTCACCGTCCGCGACCACGAGGGTGTCACCAACGGCGTGCACCGGGCCCTGGCGGTGCTCGCAGCCCTGCCCGCGGTGGAGGGCGTGGTGCTCACCGACGACGCGCTGCTCGACCTCGGTGAGCCGCTGTGGCGGGGAGCGCCGTTCACCGCCGTGCTGCTCGAGCCCGCCGACGTGCCCGACCTCGACCTCCCCGAGCCCGCCGACCCGGTGTGCTTCTTCGAGGCCCGGCCGATCACCGGCACGGAGGCGGCGTGGAAGCGGCTCAAGGGCACTCCGGCGCTGCGGGAGGCCTGGGAGGAGGCGGGGATCGACCTCAGCGATCCTCGCCGCGCGCAGGCGCGTTTGTGA
- a CDS encoding magnesium and cobalt transport protein CorA: MPNLPSRAARRGPALHPEPSARAESAVVDCAVYVDGHRLPGSFTHAEAVEEVRRRGDGFVWLGLHHPDEQQMTEVAHTFALHELMVEDAVHAHQRPKLERYDEVLFLVLRTVAYIEHESVATTNDIVETGEIMLFTGPGFVVSVRHGDHSELSQVRKRLEADPARLRRGPAAVLHAIADHVVDSYLEVTTAVQPDVDDLEELVFAPDSRIAVEQIYMLKREIVQLRRAVVPLAEPLQQLIRAPGVLVPKDVRRYFRDVADHHTTVADRIAAFDETLGTLLDTAIAKVTVQQNTDMRRISAWVAIAAVPTMIAGIYGMNFDRMPELDWEYGYYVVLAVIVAITAALFVTFRRNKWL; encoded by the coding sequence ATGCCGAACCTGCCCTCCCGCGCGGCGCGTCGAGGCCCGGCGCTGCACCCGGAGCCGAGTGCGCGCGCCGAGAGCGCCGTGGTCGACTGCGCGGTCTACGTCGACGGGCACCGGCTCCCGGGGAGCTTCACGCACGCCGAGGCCGTCGAGGAGGTGCGCCGCCGCGGCGACGGATTCGTGTGGCTCGGCCTGCACCATCCCGACGAGCAGCAGATGACCGAGGTGGCACACACCTTCGCCCTCCACGAACTCATGGTCGAGGACGCCGTCCACGCCCACCAGCGTCCCAAGCTCGAGCGGTACGACGAAGTGCTGTTCCTCGTGCTGCGCACCGTCGCCTACATCGAGCACGAATCCGTCGCCACCACCAACGACATCGTCGAGACCGGCGAGATCATGCTCTTCACCGGTCCCGGATTCGTCGTCAGCGTGCGGCACGGCGACCACTCGGAACTGTCGCAGGTGCGCAAACGGCTCGAAGCCGACCCGGCGCGGCTGAGACGCGGCCCGGCCGCCGTCCTGCACGCGATCGCCGACCACGTCGTCGACTCCTATCTGGAGGTCACCACGGCCGTGCAGCCGGACGTCGACGACCTCGAGGAACTCGTCTTCGCCCCCGACAGCCGGATCGCGGTCGAGCAGATCTACATGCTCAAACGCGAGATCGTGCAACTGCGCCGGGCGGTGGTCCCGCTCGCCGAGCCTCTGCAGCAACTGATCCGGGCACCCGGCGTCCTGGTCCCGAAGGACGTGCGCCGCTACTTCCGCGACGTCGCCGACCACCACACCACCGTGGCCGACCGCATCGCCGCCTTCGACGAGACGCTCGGCACCCTGCTCGACACGGCGATCGCGAAGGTCACCGTGCAGCAGAACACCGACATGCGCCGCATCTCGGCGTGGGTCGCGATCGCCGCGGTGCCCACGATGATCGCCGGGATCTACGGCATGAACTTCGACCGCATGCCGGAGTTGGACTGGGAGTACGGCTACTACGTCGTGCTCGCAGTCATCGTGGCGATCACCGCCGCCCTGTTCGTGACCTTCCGCCGCAACAAGTGGCTGTGA
- a CDS encoding PHP domain-containing protein, with protein MRIDLHTHSTASDGTDRPAALVRAAAEAGLDVVALTDHDTTAGWGEAVEALPPGLRLVRGMEMSCTGRGEDGAPVAVHLLAYLFDPHQPVFVAELERLRGERVQRIRAMGEAMAADGLPVDVDAVLEEAGPSAGRPHLARALVAAGVVPTVADAFTDLLSPRGRYYVPKADTPLADAVAMVRSAGGVTVVAHARARARGRILALDHIEELAELGLAGVEADHPDHDADDVRTMRDLARGLGIVVTGSSDYHGANKEVRLGRFTTHPAAYEELLDRATGVEVVVG; from the coding sequence GTGCGTATCGACCTGCATACCCATTCGACCGCGTCGGACGGCACGGACCGTCCGGCGGCACTCGTCCGTGCTGCCGCGGAGGCCGGCTTGGACGTGGTGGCCCTGACCGACCACGACACGACGGCCGGATGGGGTGAGGCGGTCGAGGCGCTGCCGCCAGGGTTGCGGCTGGTGCGGGGGATGGAGATGTCCTGCACGGGTCGCGGTGAGGACGGCGCCCCGGTGGCCGTGCACCTGCTGGCCTATCTGTTCGACCCGCACCAGCCGGTGTTCGTCGCCGAACTCGAGCGGTTGCGGGGGGAGCGGGTGCAGCGGATCCGGGCGATGGGAGAGGCGATGGCCGCCGACGGCCTGCCCGTCGACGTCGACGCGGTGCTCGAGGAGGCCGGGCCGTCCGCGGGACGGCCGCATCTGGCGCGGGCGCTCGTCGCGGCGGGGGTGGTGCCGACGGTCGCCGACGCGTTCACCGACCTGCTGTCGCCGCGGGGGCGTTACTACGTGCCGAAGGCCGATACCCCGCTCGCCGATGCGGTGGCGATGGTGCGGTCCGCCGGTGGGGTGACGGTGGTGGCGCACGCCCGGGCCCGGGCGCGTGGACGGATCCTGGCGCTGGACCACATCGAGGAACTCGCCGAGCTCGGTCTCGCGGGTGTGGAGGCGGACCATCCCGACCACGACGCCGACGACGTGCGGACGATGCGGGATCTCGCTCGCGGGCTCGGGATCGTCGTCACCGGGTCGTCCGACTATCACGGGGCGAACAAGGAGGTGCGGCTCGGCCGGTTCACCACCCACCCCGCCGCGTACGAGGAGTTGCTGGACCGGGCGACCGGTGTGGAGGTGGTCGTCGGATGA
- a CDS encoding NADP-dependent malic enzyme: protein MSIVSDTSTPEKLTLTDEEIFSSHVDGKLSVELTAPLENQRDLSIAYTPGVAQVCRAIAADETLVDRYTWTNRLVVVVSDGTAVLGLGNIGARASLPVMEGKSALFKKFAGLNSIPLVLDTTDPDEIVETLIRLRPSFGAVNLEDISAPRCFEIEKRVVEALDCPVMHDDQHGTAIVALAALKGALKVQSRDIADLRIVISGAGAAGVACTNILLAAGARDVVVLDSKGIISAERADLGDIKADLAARTNPNGRTGGIAEALDGADVYLGVSAGTVPEEIVATMADNAIIFAMSNPDPEIHPDIAHKHAAIVATGRSDFPNQINNVLAFPGVFKGALDAGARRITEGMKLAAAEAILSVVGDELAADKIVPSPLDPRVAPAVAEAVAAAAKAEGVTA, encoded by the coding sequence GTGTCAATTGTGTCTGATACATCCACCCCCGAGAAGCTCACGCTGACCGACGAAGAGATCTTCAGCAGTCACGTGGACGGCAAGCTCTCGGTCGAGCTCACCGCTCCCCTGGAGAACCAGCGCGACCTGTCCATCGCGTACACCCCGGGTGTCGCACAGGTCTGCCGGGCGATCGCCGCCGACGAGACCCTCGTCGACCGCTACACCTGGACCAACCGCCTGGTCGTCGTCGTCTCCGACGGCACCGCGGTCCTCGGCCTCGGCAACATCGGCGCCCGCGCCTCCCTGCCGGTCATGGAGGGCAAGTCCGCGCTGTTCAAGAAGTTCGCCGGTCTGAACTCCATCCCGCTCGTACTCGACACCACCGATCCCGACGAGATCGTCGAGACCCTCATCCGGCTGCGCCCGTCCTTCGGTGCCGTCAACCTCGAGGACATCTCCGCGCCGCGCTGCTTCGAGATCGAGAAGCGCGTCGTCGAGGCGCTCGACTGCCCCGTCATGCACGACGACCAGCACGGCACCGCGATCGTGGCCCTCGCCGCCCTCAAGGGCGCGCTGAAGGTCCAGTCCCGCGACATCGCCGACCTGCGCATCGTCATCTCCGGCGCCGGGGCCGCCGGCGTCGCCTGCACCAACATCCTGCTCGCCGCCGGTGCGCGGGACGTCGTGGTGCTCGATTCCAAGGGCATCATCTCCGCCGAGCGCGCCGACCTCGGTGACATCAAGGCGGACCTCGCGGCGCGCACCAACCCCAACGGCCGCACCGGTGGCATCGCCGAGGCTCTCGACGGCGCCGACGTCTACCTCGGTGTCTCCGCCGGCACCGTGCCCGAGGAGATCGTCGCGACGATGGCCGACAACGCCATCATCTTCGCGATGTCGAACCCGGATCCCGAGATCCACCCCGACATCGCCCACAAGCACGCCGCGATCGTCGCGACCGGTCGCAGCGACTTCCCGAACCAGATCAACAACGTGCTGGCGTTCCCCGGTGTGTTCAAGGGTGCGCTCGACGCGGGCGCCCGCCGGATCACCGAGGGCATGAAGCTTGCCGCCGCCGAGGCCATCCTCTCGGTCGTCGGTGACGAACTGGCCGCGGACAAGATCGTCCCGAGCCCGCTCGATCCGCGGGTCGCTCCCGCTGTCGCCGAGGCCGTCGCGGCCGCTGCGAAGGCAGAGGGTGTCACCGCCTGA